DNA sequence from the Armatimonadota bacterium genome:
CGGCGGTCATCGTGACCGGTACCCGGTCCCGCCCCAGGAGGTGAGCCGCCCGGTATCCCGCGGGCGTGGCTGGAATTTTGACCACAATCCGGGCGGGGTCCAGGGCGTGCAGGGTCCGGGCCTCGGTGACCATGCCGTCGGCGTCGTCTGCGTAGACCTGCAGGTGGATCTCGCGCAACGCGTCAGGCACTGCCTGGACCCACGCGTCGAGATCTGGCCGGCGAAGACCCGCTCGGCGGAGCAGGGTGGGGTTGGTGGTCACGCCGTAGACGTAGCCCAGGCTCGCCGCCTGCCGGGCGGCGTCGGCGTCGGCGCTATCGACAAACAGCCGCACCGGGAGACCACCTCACCGGCGATGGAATTCCGCGGCAAAGCGGCCAGCCCCGCAGGACTCGCGGACGATCAGCCGGGGCTGGAACACGACCGTCTGGGGAGGCGTGCGGGTCTCCCGCAGGCGCTGCAGAAGCAGGCGGGCCGCCGCCACCCCCAGGTCGTAACTCGGCTGGGCGACGGCCGTCAGCGGAGGGGTCAGGATCGGCGCCCAGGGCATGTCGTCAAATCCCACGACCGCCATCTCCTGGGGGATGCGCACCCCCAGCTCCTTGAAGCGCAGCAAGGCTCCCAGGGTCATGAGGTTGTTGGCGGTGAACACCGCCGTGGGCCGGTGGGGAAGGTTCACCATCTGCTCGGCCAGAGTGTAGCCGCTGTCGGCCTTGAAGTTTCCCTCGAGGACCAGGCGGTGGTCCACCGTCACGCCAGCCTCCCGCAAGGCTTCCACGTACCCGGCCAGGCGCTCCCGGGCCGTGAAGATGTGGCGGGGGCCGCTGATGATCCCGATGCGCCGGTGGCCCAGCCGCAGCAGGTGGCCGACGGCGGCGCGGGCCCCGGCGCGATTGTCCACCAGGACGGTGTCTGTCCGCACCCCCCGCACCCGGCGGTCCACCAGGACCACAGGCGTTCCCCGGGACAGCAACGACCGCAGCAGGGCCCGGGGGCCTCCTGAGGGGGAGAGGATCACCCCGTCCACCCGCTTTTCGCGGATCACGTGCAGGTAGGTCGCTTCCTTGCGGGGGTCCTCATCGGCGTTGCACAGCATCACCGTGTAGTGCTGGGGGAGGACCGTGTCCTCGATGCCGCGGACGACGGAAGCGAAGAAGGGGTTGGCGTTGTCCGAGACGACCACCGCCAGGGTGTGGGTGCGCCCCTTGATCATGCTCCGGGCGATGGCGTTGGGATGGTAGTCCAGCGCGGCCGCCGCTTCCTGGACGCGCCGGCGGGTCTCGGACGAGACGTATCCATAGCCGCCCAGCGCCCGGGCCGCGGTGGTCACCGACACCCGGGCCCGCCGGGCCACGTCCTTGATGGTGGGTCCTCCCAGGGGTCCCCCTCCTCTCCGCAGGAGGAGTTTACGGCAGGCTGCCGAAAAATCCTGGCGATCCCTGAAAACGTTTTCTCACCCTCTGACCCCGCGAGGAGGTGCCTATGCGCACGCCCCGGATCGGGATCCTGACCTTCTCGGACGGCCGCCGCCACGTGCACCAGGAGCTGCTGCCCCTCACGCGCGAGTTCCAGGACCGGCTGGCCCGCCGCCTGCGGGAGGCGGGGTGGGAGGTGGTGACCGGACGCGACATCGTCTGGACCACCGACCTGGCCCGCAGCGAAGGCCGGTACCTGGCCGCCGAAGGGGTGGAGGCCACGGTCTTCAACTTTGCCATCTGGAGCTTTCCCCATCTCCCGGCCATCGCCAGCCAGTTCGCGCCGGGGCCCTTCCTGCTGTTCAGCAACGTCAACCCCCGCTACCCGGGGCTGGTGGGCATGCTGGCCAGCGCCGGGGCGCTGGACCAAGTGGGCGCGTTCTGCGCCCGGGTGTCCGGGGACGTGGCCGATGACGCGGTGTTCTCCCGGGCCCTGCAGTTTCTGCGGGCGGCGGTGGCGGTCAACCGCCTGCGGGGAGAGACCTACGGGCTGATCGGGGGCCGGTCCATGGGCATGTACACCGCCCAGAGCCCGCTGGACCAGTGGCGGCGGCAGTTCGGCATCGACGTGGAGCACATCGACCAGTTCGAGATCGTGCGGCGCGCCGCCCTGGTCCCGGAGGATCGGGTGGAGGCGGGGTTCCGGTGGCTGGAGGAACACGTCGGGCAGATCCACTACGACGGCCGCAAGCTCACCCCCGAGCTGCTCAAGCGCCAGATCCGCAGCTACCACGCCCTGCGGAACATCATCGCCGACTGGCGCCTGGACTTCTGCGGCATCAAGGGGCAGCCCGAGCTGACCGACCACTTCTGCACCATGGACATCGCCGAGGCGTTCTGCAACGACCCCTACGATTGGGAGGGCCCCCACGATCCCATCGTCTGCGCCACCGAGGCCGATATGGACGGCGCCCTGACCATGGAGATCTTCAAGCACATGGCGGGCACGCCGGTCCTGTTCGCCGACGTACGCCACTACGACGCCAGCGACGACACCTGGGACCTGTGCAACTCCGGCCAGCACGCCACCTATTTTGCCGGACGCTCGTTCCGTCCCGAAGACAACCTCCCCCGGGTGCGGTTCTACCCCGAAATCATCTACTTCCCCGCCGGGGGGGCCTCGGTGGCCCACATCGCGGCCCCGGGCCAGGTCACCCTGGCCCGGCTGGCCCGCCGCCAGGGGCGGTACTGGATGGCCATCGTGCCGGCGGAATTCGTGGAGTATCCGGAGGACGAGGCCTGGCGCAAGGCGGAGGCCACCACCCCCGAGTGGCCTCACGCCTTCGCCCGGTTCCGGGTGCCTCCGGAGGTCTTCCTGGCCTCCTATGACAGCAACCACATCCACGGGGTGTACGGGGACTACGTCCAGGAGCTGATCTGGGTCAGCCGGATCCTGGGGATTGACTATCAGGTCTTCGCCTGAGGACAGGGGACCATGACCCGCTACGCCGTG
Encoded proteins:
- a CDS encoding transaldolase family protein; amino-acid sequence: MRLFVDSADADAARQAASLGYVYGVTTNPTLLRRAGLRRPDLDAWVQAVPDALREIHLQVYADDADGMVTEARTLHALDPARIVVKIPATPAGYRAAHLLGRDRVPVTMTAVFSVRQVILAAAVDARYAAVYVGRLPKDRWGLVRRMMAAAQAQRPPLRVLAASVRTANDVERLAMLSVPAATLPPDVLRALPEDPATARAVRRFRADAAYLR
- a CDS encoding LacI family DNA-binding transcriptional regulator, whose protein sequence is MARRARVSVTTAARALGGYGYVSSETRRRVQEAAAALDYHPNAIARSMIKGRTHTLAVVVSDNANPFFASVVRGIEDTVLPQHYTVMLCNADEDPRKEATYLHVIREKRVDGVILSPSGGPRALLRSLLSRGTPVVLVDRRVRGVRTDTVLVDNRAGARAAVGHLLRLGHRRIGIISGPRHIFTARERLAGYVEALREAGVTVDHRLVLEGNFKADSGYTLAEQMVNLPHRPTAVFTANNLMTLGALLRFKELGVRIPQEMAVVGFDDMPWAPILTPPLTAVAQPSYDLGVAAARLLLQRLRETRTPPQTVVFQPRLIVRESCGAGRFAAEFHRR
- a CDS encoding L-fucose/L-arabinose isomerase family protein — encoded protein: MRTPRIGILTFSDGRRHVHQELLPLTREFQDRLARRLREAGWEVVTGRDIVWTTDLARSEGRYLAAEGVEATVFNFAIWSFPHLPAIASQFAPGPFLLFSNVNPRYPGLVGMLASAGALDQVGAFCARVSGDVADDAVFSRALQFLRAAVAVNRLRGETYGLIGGRSMGMYTAQSPLDQWRRQFGIDVEHIDQFEIVRRAALVPEDRVEAGFRWLEEHVGQIHYDGRKLTPELLKRQIRSYHALRNIIADWRLDFCGIKGQPELTDHFCTMDIAEAFCNDPYDWEGPHDPIVCATEADMDGALTMEIFKHMAGTPVLFADVRHYDASDDTWDLCNSGQHATYFAGRSFRPEDNLPRVRFYPEIIYFPAGGASVAHIAAPGQVTLARLARRQGRYWMAIVPAEFVEYPEDEAWRKAEATTPEWPHAFARFRVPPEVFLASYDSNHIHGVYGDYVQELIWVSRILGIDYQVFA